AATCTAATTCTTCCTTTTGGGTATTCATATACACCTCTATTTTATCCCCTGAGATTTGTTTTTGTCCTGTCCAAAATATCGGTTTTCCCATGAGATGTAAAATACCGTCAGTTTCGTTGAAACTTAGAGAATCGGCTCTACCTTGGAAATTAGCTTTGAAAATTCTAGCTTTATGAAAGGCTCTAAGGTAGCTTTTTTTAATTCCTGTGCTATCTGGCTTTTGAAAGGCTAATATTTTTTCTGCTCCGAAATAGATTGAATCTTCCTTCATTATCTTCACCGCATAAGGTTTTTCTGTTACCATAGCTGAATCTCTGAACTCATAAATTTCTCCGTAACCTCCTTTGATAAATCGGTTCTCTTTTGGGTCGTCTAAATAGACATTTCCCTTAGCTGTACCGTAGCCTGTATTTTGGTTGTAATACATAGTTTCTCCCGTGAGGACTTTCCCATTGTAATGTATTCTAGAGTTTTTATTAAGATATACCTCTTTGGAAGTCATAAGGTAACGCCCCTTTTCTGTATAAACATAATTTCTAGGATTTTGTTTATTGATAACTTTTGTTGCTCCTAAAAATTCTGCTATATTAGTTTTCTGATTTTGAATGATTTTAGAACCTTCTACACGATATTTATCGTTGTCAATACTTACATTACCCGAAACATCTACCGTCTGTGTGTTGATGTTATAGGTGCCCACTTGCGTCCAAATGGTATTTTTACCATTGTAAATGGTTCCACCCGAATTAAAATAAGCCGTATTGGGTAAACGGTCGTAATAAAGTGTTTCTGTTTTTATGGTTTGCTGTGGGTCTGTAAGCACCACATTTTTTCTTGCGATACCTCTTTGAGTTTTACCATCATATTCCATTTCTTGAGAAGTAATGCGGTTACCTTCGGCAGTGGTAAGCACTACATTATCTATTGCTTTTACAAAGTTGT
The genomic region above belongs to Riemerella anatipestifer and contains:
- a CDS encoding OstA-like protein — translated: MRLIILVLMCLGFSALAQQKEKTSTTPLVKDAYFKPNPNTKGTVAGNEEKLKHIHSDSLVRRPDLYEGNPVFIGNVEFQHQGSVLKADKVVFYQNDNFVKAIDNVVLTTAEGNRITSQEMEYDGKTQRGIARKNVVLTDPQQTIKTETLYYDRLPNTAYFNSGGTIYNGKNTIWTQVGTYNINTQTVDVSGNVSIDNDKYRVEGSKIIQNQKTNIAEFLGATKVINKQNPRNYVYTEKGRYLMTSKEVYLNKNSRIHYNGKVLTGETMYYNQNTGYGTAKGNVYLDDPKENRFIKGGYGEIYEFRDSAMVTEKPYAVKIMKEDSIYFGAEKILAFQKPDSTGIKKSYLRAFHKARIFKANFQGRADSLSFNETDGILHLMGKPIFWTGQKQISGDKIEVYMNTQKEELDSIKVIGNAFAISKADSLNNKDEFNQVKGNFMTAFFVDGELKLTKVVGNAQAITYADSQDEKTKQVDRIGISFSTCGAIEALFEEKKVQIISCNIGANTDVYPMSMVNKEKRFFPDFNWNTKDRLKHWKDIFLDTPNYPETEYTSDDSLYQKAQELKQKQEEAKRKNEPKRKKRN